The sequence CTGGACCAAGCAGGAACGCGCGATCTCGATCAGGGGGCTGACGCCTGGCGTGGGTTTTCACCTGGCCGATTGCTGCCACCCGGTGCCCGGCGACCGGATCGTGGGCCTGCGCGAGGCGGGAAAGCGGGTGGAGGTCCACGCGATCGATTGCGCACAGCTGGCCAGCGGCATCGATGCCGACTGGCTCGACCTGTCATGGGACAAACGCAGCAAGGGCGCGATGGGGCAACTGCGCATAACGCTGTATGACCGGCCCGGAACGCTGGCGGAAATGGCGACCATATTTGCCAAGAACCATGCCAATGTCCGCTCGCTGGAACTCACTCAGATGGACCACCCCTTCGGCATTTACGACGTGCTGCTGGAGGTGCAGGATCTGCCGCACCTCACCCGCATACTCAGCGCCCTGCGCGCAAGCGATGCGGTGACTCAGGCAGAGCGTGCCTGAGCTCTAGTTTGGCGGGGTTTCGTCGCTCGCGACCCGCCGCACCGGCACCGGAATGTTGCAGATATCTGCCCCGCCGGCGGGGGCGATGAAGAACGGATCGCGGCGATTGGCGCGGGCTTCGGCATAGCGAGCGAAGGTCTCGCCCTCGGTCGAGAGATATTCGAAACGCGGCGGTTCGCGCAATTCGCTACCCAGTACGATGGACTTAATGGGAACACGTTTGGCCGGATCGACATAAAAGCCGAGATCACCCTTGCCGCGCGGCAGGCTGGACAGATGCTCGATCCCCTCGATCACTCGACCGACGAGCGCGATATTGCGGTCCAGATGGCGCGGCGCGTGGCCTATGACGGTATAGAGTTCCGCGCCTGTGCCGGTGTCGGGAGAGTAGGAGCGACCCACGCCGACCATGCCGTAGCAGTGGACGGGCCATCGCTGAAGAACTCGCGTATCATCACTTATCTCAGATGCGGTCGGCCAACCATTATCTATCTGCGCAAAATCACCGTAGCTATCTACATAGTAGTCACGCGGATGCCAGAGTACGATCGAACCCTCTTCGCCAACGGAACAGGTTTCGACATAATCCTCCTCATCCATTACCTGCAGCCCCTCCGGCAGTGCCTTCGCATCCCCATCCGCCTCCGGATTATCGACATTCGGATCGCCCCATTGGACGACGTAATTATCCTGCACCCGGTTAATGCTCACGCCGTCATACCAACCCGCGCGGGCTAAGGTGCGGATGTTCTCCACCCAGCCCTGGCTGAACGGCGCGGGCATCAACTGGATCACCGCCTGCCGCGCATTGCCTTGCGCGTCCGGGGCGAGCGTCATCACCAGCAGATCGTCCGGCGCAATCGCCACCCACTCCTCCGCCGCAGCCTCGGCAACGATTTGGTTTGGCGAAGGCGCGGAAACGGCCTCTGCTTCCTGAGCGGCGAGGGGGTTGGCGAGCAAGGCGAGCGATCCGCCGAAAAGCAGTCTGTTCATAGACCCATAGTGGCACGCCAAACGCGCCCGCGAAAGCCTATCGGGCCGCAACCCTTTAACTGCGTGCGGAAAACCCGCATTCGCACGTCTTGCGCGCCCCCGATTACCTCGCTAGACGCGCCGCTCTGCCAAACAGGCATGCGGAGCGGTGGCCGAGTGGTCGAAGGCGCACGCCTGGAAAGTGTGTAAAGGGGCAACTCTTTCGTGGGTTCGAATCCCACCCGCTCCGCCACCCGCCCAGAGCACCAATCTCTGTTTACAGGGCAGCCGCGCAAAGCGGCGGTGTCTGCGCGCCCCAACAGGCCAATCCGTAGCTAGCCAGATTGTGAAGCGCTGTCTCTGCAGATATCAGGCGAGATTTGCGCGGCCAGTCTCTGCGCCAATCGCAATCGGTTGAGTTTCCCTGTTTAACAGGGAAGAAACAGGGAAATTTGTTCATTTGAGGCCCAAAACAGGCTGATCTGGCTAATTCTTGCTAAATCGCCAGTAGGAAAATAGCGTGATTACCGAGGGTTAGGTGCTTGAAAATGGGGTTTCCCTGTTATTCGCCGTAACAGGGTGCGAATTCGACATAACAGGCCTGTTACTCCTCGGAACAGGCTAATTCACAATGGGCCAGTTCAGCGCTGTCCGCTGCTCATCCCAGCATAGCGGAATGTCCAATTTGATGAGCTGCTGGAGGTTCAGCGAGCCTGGTCGCCGGCCTTCAAGAATGCCGCGCTGAATGTCCGGCGCTAGGAAGGAGAGCTTGAGCAACATGCGTAGGTAGGCGGCAGACGGAGAAATTTCGATTAGCGGCATGCCTTTGCGATCTCGTCCTAGCAAGGAATGCGCGCGGCGCAGCGCGGTAATGAGAGTGGGGTCAGCGGATGTCTGGGTTGCCGTTGGCAATGATCTGCCGCTGGTCTCCGCGAAGAGGTAAAGTTGCAGGAAGATGCACGCGACAGAGCTTGGCGGACGAATGGACGATGCGCTCGCCGCCAAGAAGATGCTGGGCGATACCGGCTGACAGTTTTGCGGGACAATCCAGAACCATTCCGTTTTCTGCAACCCGAGCTGCGAATAGTTGATCGAGTGGATCTTTCGCGCCGGGCATCCAGCGTGCGGCTGTTTTAGCGAGCAAGGTCTCGATAGCGCTAGCTGGCAATCGTTGAACTGTGTCTTTGTCTCCAGCGGCCGAACCTTGCTGCAAAGATGCAGAGACATAATAACGATAGACTTGACCTGACCGCCCACGCGAGAATGACGGGCTCATGATCTCGCCATTTGCATCGAACAGCTTGCCGGTGAGCGGTGCTTTGGTGACACGTGTTTCTGCTGCAGTATTGTGACGCCGCGCGTTGCTATTGAGCTTGCGCTGCACGCGGTCGAACAGAGCAGGGTCCACGATCCCTTCATGCTCCCCTTCGAAGACATGATCCTTGTGCACGATCTTGCCTAGGTAGATGCGGTTGCGCAGCAGATAAAACAGCGCCCCGCGGCTGAACGGCAAAGCCGCCCATCGACCTACCCTTCGCGGTTACATGCAGCTTTGAGAGAACACCGTACGCTTCAAGCTCGCGATGCAGGGCATGGACCGATCCAAGCTCGAGATATTATGTATAGATTTGGTGGAATTGTTCAGCCTCAGCTGCGTTGACCTTCAACTTGCGTGATACGTTAGTTGGTGGATCATATCCCAGCGGCGGAACTCCGCCCATCCACATACCCTTGGCTTTGGAAATGGCGATCTTGTCACGAATACGCTCGCCGGTGACCTCGCGTTCGAACTGCGCAAACGAGAGCAGCACCTTGAGCATCAGCCGGCCCATGGGATCTGTAGTGTTGAACGACTGGGTGACCGAGACAAAACTGGTCTCTGCTTTGTCGAAGATCTCAATGATACGCGAGAAGTCGGTCAGCGAACGTGTCAGCCGGTCGATCTTATAAACCACCACCACATCAATTTGTCCGGCCTCAATATCAGCGAGAAGTGCCTGTAGGCCGGGCCGCTCCATCGTGCCGCCCCAATATCCGCCATCATCATAGAGGGTGGGGATAATGGTCCAACCTTCGCTGGCTTGGCTGGTAACATAAGCCTCGCCCGCTGCGCGCTGCGCATCAAGACTGTTGAACGACTGGTCGAGGCCTTCATCGGAGCTTTTGCGGGTGTAGATCGCGCAGCGAACCGCAGCCTTCTTTTGAGGCTTAGCATCCTTGGTCACGCGGCATCCCTCAGCACAAAGAACCTTGGTCCGTTCCAGCGGCTTCCTGCGATGGCGGTGGCTGCAGCTGATAGGCTGGGATAAAGCTCATCCTCCCATCGAAACCCGTCTTCCTCGACCACCACTTTGATCTCTCGGCCTTTCCAACTGCGGGTCAGGACCGCGCCTACGCCAAGGTCACGCCCGGTGGGCTGCGCTGCACCGGTTCGCGCGAGCGCCTTGCGGGTCTCTGCATCAATCCCGCCGTAAGCTTCGCTTTGCAGGCGCCATGCGAGCATCATACGCATGATCGGCTGAGAACGCAGGGTAGGAGGGACGCCGTAGCGCCGCCTCCATGTGCTGCGCAGTTGTTCAAGATCCATCGCCGCTATCTCGTGAACGAGTTGCTGAGTGTCAGGGTTGCTCATGCTGATGTCTCAGCTTGATAGCGGCGAATTTCATCGACCTTCTGCGAGGTAATCGCGAGCCCGCGCTTCTTAAGCGCGCCTGCCATCGCTCCGCGCACCGAATGTTGCTGCCAGCCTGTGGCTGCCATCATCTCGGCAATGCTTGCACCGTTTTTGCGGGTGAGCAGCTTCTCGAGAGCATCAAGCTTGCTCGGTGGTTTGGTTTTGGACGATTTTGTCTCGGGTGTTCTCCGGTTGATGCAGCCGCCGGTTTGGCGGCCGCTACCGGCACAAGCCCGGCTCGCCGGGCACGGACAGCAATGCTCAAGGGTGGCACGAAGTCCAGTGGCTTTAAATTTCCACCGCATTTTTCCCGGAAAAACACTCGTGCGTATTCGTATTGGGATCTGTGTCCGTATAGTTCCTGCATGACTACAAAATCCATGGAGACAGCCGGTCTTGTCAGACTAACTGCACCTGATTTAATTTGGTCGCTGATTGGGTAGGGCTGGGCGATGCCCAGACCGAGAAAACCAGCCAGTCCATTCAAACGCTTCAACTTATCGCCCGAAGTGATCCGCCTGGTTGTGTTGATGTATGTTCGATTTCCGCTGAGTCTGCGGAATGTCGAGAATCTGCTTTTCGAGCGAGGGATCGATATCTGCCACGAAACGGTTCGCTTCTGGTGGAACCGTTTCGGTCCGATGTTTGCGGCTGATATCAGGCTCCAGCGAATTTCTAGAATGAAGGGCTTCCGCCATTGGCGCTGGCACCTCGACGAGGTGTTCGTGAAGATCAATGGAGAGAGGATTATCTGTGGCGCGCAGTCGACCAAGAAGGTGAAGTTCTTGAAAGCTATGTAACCAAAAAACGGGACAAAAGTGCGGCTCTGCGGTTCTTGAAGAAGGCGCTGAAACGTCACGGAAAGACTGAGAAGATCGTGACCGATGCCCTCAGATCCTACCCTGCGGCTATGCGGGAGCTTGGAAACGAAGAACGCCGAGAGATGGGGCGCTGGAAGAACAATCGAGCCGAGAATAGCCACCTACCATTTCGACGAAGAGAACGTGTGATGCAGCGGTTTCGGAGGATGAAGAGCTTGCAGAAATTTGCCTCCGTCCACGCCAACTTTCACAACCACTTCAATGCCCAGCGCCACCTCGTAAATCGTCAAACATTCAAAGCCGCCCGCTCAGCCGCCTTGGCTGAGTGTCAGAACCTCGTGGCCTGATTGGGCCTTCGGCTGGGGCGCATTACGCCAATAGGAGACGAGTTGCCATTAGACTGACAGCACCTAATTTTTTGAATTCCATTTATGGTAATTGAATTGACAGAATCACAATTGGTATTTAGCTTCAAAATCAGGGTAAACATAATAATAATAACAATTGAAACCACTTGAAATGTCCGATTTCGTGGATGAAAAACTTTGCCTGTGGGGGTGGTGTGGCTCATATGAATAAATTCTTTGGTGGATTTGCGCTTTCCGCGCTTCTTGTTTCGACTTTTGGACAGGCCGTAAGTGCTCAACAACCCAATGATCAACCGTACACTGAGGCCAGGGATTCGAGCACTGGTTCGTTTCTCGCACTTTCGGATGTTCATCTAAAGGCCGGCACGGAATACGATTGCTTCAACTGTGAGACAACAGAGCCATTATGGAGGGCGGCTCGCAAAAAAGCCGGCGATATCATCACGGCCAACTCGGTCGATTTCGTGATGTATCTGGGTGACATGCCTGCTCATGGCCAAAGCACCGGCCCGCGCGGAAAAGATTTCGGCGAAGTGTTGGATGGTCTCGCTGACATTGTTTCAAGCAGCGGTGTTCCGCTGCTGTACTTGCCAGGCAACAATGACACGATCGGGCCCAACTATTGCGGTTTCGATTGGAAAGGCACCACGGTCTTCGATTTTGCCAAAACGTCGAAAGGCGACGGCTGGCCTATAATCAATGGTTCTTCGGCCCCAAGTAGTAGGGCCTCAATCATCGACGGAAGTCACCTGGACAAAGGCTTCTATTCAGCGCGGCTGACAGTGGGCCAGGTAGGAGCTGAGCAGCAGCTGCGAGTTCTTGCACTCAATACGGTGGTCTACACTAGAAGGTCGGACACCTCGCGATGTGACCAGAGCAGCATGACTCTGGAGCAGCGCGAGCTGAGCATCAGCCGAGGTGCATCGGTCCAACTCGATTGGGTCAGGGATCAGCTAGCTGCTGCCGAGACTGCTAATGAACCGGTTATTCTGGCAATGCATGTCCCGCCTGGAATTGATGGCTTTGGCGGTGGAAATATTTGGGGCCGCGACCTCGACTATCACGGCGACAAACACAGTGACCGCGGACGTTGGCTGCAGGAGGTGTTCCTTGAGCGGATCACTGCGAAAAGCGACGTGATCGTCGGTGTGTTCTCGGGCCACACCCATCTCAACGGTATTCGGCGGCTACGATCATGCAGCAATAATTTTAAAGAGTTGCTGATTTCGATTCCGGCAATTTCAACGGATCATGGCAACTTTCCTTCGCTGAAGCATATCACTTTGGGTGCCGGTCTGGAGCCGATTGGAGCGGACACGTATCACGCCTACGACGCGCCCGATTTCCCGTGGTCTCCGGGCAAGATGTTCAGTTTTGAGGACAACTATCCCAATAGCACCGCGCCCGCTGGCTCAACGCTGTTTGAGATTATCGATCAAGTCCCCGAGCGCAAACTCTTCGGTGATATGATGAGCTACCTCTACGCAGGTGCCAAATCGAGCCCGAAATCGCGCAGCTACGCCAAAGCAATTGATGTGACCTGTGACAGGTGATCCAGTCATGCACGCGCGCTCGTCATTCCTACGGTTCGTTCCCAATAGGAGAAACAGGCAGTGAGTGAGTTTGTCTTCTCCAACCGTTTTGACACCGCGAACTATTACGGTGGCTTGATAGAGGGAGAGACAGCGCTCGATTTGAAATTGCTCGGCAATGTGGCCTTCGTCACGAAAGAGCAGAGCGAAAAGAGCGAATTCACCCTTGATGAGGCCTGGACGTCACCAAACGGCGCGATCTTGGTAATGGGCCGCCAGCCCATGGATCCTGTCGCTATCGCCAAAATGGTGGTTGCCAAAATTTTGAAGCCGGGCGTCGGGCTAATCTGGGTCGAAGATCCCAATGTGCGCTTGGAAGAGTGGAACAGTGCCGTATTTCCTTTCAGCAATGTCGACGGCAGTCACGTTCTAACCAATAGGGTCGAACTGGCATTAACGGGTGAAGAGACCGGATACGGCCTGCACTTCGCCGAGGGTCTTGCAGTCACTCCGGATGCCGAGACGAACAGCCTCTTGTTTGCAGGTGGCGAAATATCGTTTGGCCGAGACGAAACCTGGTTTCCAGCCATATCAAACCAACTCGCCATAGATCTGGGGGCGCCTCCTGGGCCGAAACTAGAGATTGATTTCACGATCCCCGGCGGCGATGAATTGGTGACCAGTCTCGATGCTATGGGGCTAGGTTTTTGGTTTTCGAAGACCCCGGACGGCGGTGAGCGCGTGGCCTATCGCTACCCTCTATTTGAGAGCCACAAGTCGCACGATGGCCTGTCCTGCAAGGCCGAGCTTACGCTGAATGCTCTGCTCGATAGCAGCCTGACCAAGATATCGGCCGCTCCATCTGGAACGCCGACTGCGAACTTCGTAACGTGGTTTCGATCAATCCTAGGGCGCTCGCTCACCGCGACGCTGCACGGTTCGTTCGGTATGGCCTTCAACCCGGCAGGCGCGGGGGCATTCGGCCTGTCGCCCACCGGGCAGATGGAGTTGCGCTTTAGCGATCAAACGCGGCGTGAGGCTGCCCCCGAAATCTCCAAACGTGACCGCGGCTTTGCCTGCGGCACAACCGGGACCGAGTGCATAGTGATGCCGGAAGGTCAGGATGAGATCATCACAGTTCATCTCGTGCCGGGGCAGCCGTCTTGTGTGCGGATGGCAGGCGATGACGTGTCGATGGCAGATGACACTACGACATCCTGGCTCAAGTTCACCCTTCCTCAGCCGGATCCACCGGCTGCTGATGAGCTGCTCATGCTTTATGAGGCTCAGCCTCCTGGGCAGGGGACGCTCTTCGATGCAACGCAAGCAAGCGCTCCGCCGGTTTCGATCTTGCCATATTTCCGGCCTGTGCCGGTTGCGTTGCCTAACGATGCCAGCGCACCGGTTATGCCGATGGTGCCACTGGCAGGCATCAAGAAGGGTAGTGAGAAAGGCCCGATAGATCTTGCGGTCACTGCCATTGGCCCGGTCCGCAAGGCGCAGATTGTCCAGACGGAAGCTGTGCGTATTTCGTGCGGCGGTGTCGAGCGGAAATTCCCAGCTAACATTACCGTGGACGAAGGGGAGACGCACACTGCGATCACGCCGCGTGGCCTCGAAGCGACCTTCGATGACACCGGCTGGGTCAGCGTTCAGATTGCGCGCTTGTTGGGTATTCTACCGGGCAATGCCGGGCAATTACGCTTTGCAGGTGAGAACGGGATCATCGATCCGCTGAAGGCGGCGTTGATGACCAGCGAGCAATTCCTGGTCGTTAGCGATCCGGAATCGATCAAGCAATTCTTTGCCGACCCTCCTCCGCCGCCGCCACCACCTCCTCCTCCGCTATCTTCGGCTGGCGATGCCAGCCAAGTGGATGATGCAGAGACCAACACAAAAGTCACTCTGCGTGATTGGGAGTTCCTGCTTGGTCCCGAATTTTGGAAAGCGCATGGCACGATCCTGATCCTCAAAAATACGCCGGTGGCAATGCAAGATTTAATTGGCGACCTGTCATCCTGGACCTCGGCTGATCAGTTTAATAAGGACCCGGCGGCGACGTCTCGGCGTTTGCAGGAAATTGCCGACAAAGCGCGCCAGTCAATGCAGGCCGGGCGCGGCCGAATGGCGCAGATGATCGGCGTGGACCCAGGCGACGCCACTCATGATTTCGATTTCTTCGTCCAATCCGTCCTCGACTCGCCCAACTGGAATGGCTTCCTGTTCCTCAACGCTCAGCTAGGCGCGTTTCCGAATGACCTCGCGGGCATTCGGGCGGGCATCAAACCAGATGGCCTGTATGCACATCATGTCGGCGTAACGCAGACGCCTTTCACATCTCTGGCAAATTTGCAGAACCGCTCATCTTCAATGTTCGGCCTGATCCGTTACGAGGATGAGAGCAAATTATCCGGCAACGGTCTGAGCTACACATTCCGCGTGCGCGAGCTGGGGGTACGGTTCGCGGAATCGGACGTTTGTGATTTCCGTTCGACCATCGATCTTGCCTTGGGCGAGATGTTTGGCCAGCGTTCGCGACTTGCAGACGGCACATTCCCGGTTTCGGAAATGATCGGCACCCGGCAGGTTCGCACAGGCGGCGATGGATACAGCTTCAACGCGACCAAGCCGATTACGGTCAAACCGGGGGCCGGGCCACTCCAGACAATTCAGCTGTTGCAAGGTGAGTTTGTCACCAAGTCGATCGATGAGGTCGCGGGCGAGGTGCACTCCGACTTTAACTTTGCCGGGTGGCTCGAACTCAGCAGCCCTGCCCCAGGCTTGGGCGAATATGATGTTCTCTCGTTCGACGAGCTGGCGTTTTCAAATCTGACGATTGCGATGACAACGCTGGATGGCCCGCCTGCAAAGACGTCTTACGCCTTCAACACGGATCAATTTGAACTGGATGAAGGGCTTAGCGTTGCCCGCCCAGGATCGTTATTCGAGGGCTTCCCAATCAAGTTGGACAAGCTGGTTCACGGGAAGGGCAAGCCCGATGCGCAAGGTAATATGACGGTGCAGATGCCGTATAAGCCTAAGTCGCTACCAGCGAATTGGTACGGCTTCACACAGATCATCGATATGGGCGCGCTCAGCGAAGTGGCTGGGGCCGCAGGTCTTGAAGCACGGCTCCTCACCGCATGGGGAAAGGAGCCGGGACAACACTATGTCGGGCTGAAATTCTCAGGCCCCAACCTTAGCGGCATCGGCGTCGATATGGACTTGCTGAGCGTGTTGAAACTGCGCGCCTATGCGCTCGATCTGCGCAATGAGGGCGATCAGTGGACGCTGATGATGCACGGCGTGAACCTCAGCATTTTTAGCAAGACTTTGCCCCCGGGTGGGGCGTTTGAATTCTACATATTCGGCGTTCCGGACCCTTCGGGAAGCGCGAATTCGCTTGGTTGGTACGGCGCGTGGATCGCCGAAAAGGAAAAAGAAGCCAAACCCAATGAAGTGATCAATCAGATTGTCACCGGTGACCTCATCGAGGCCGCCCCCATCCTCACGCACTCACCACGTCTGCGTTTTAGAGATGCAGCGAAAACCTAAGGAGATTAGTTATGGCGGTTCAGACTTCGGGATCCGTAGCACTGGAAATTGGATCGGCAGGGGATCGTCGCAAGATCGTGCTCGACGGTCAGGTCGGCAATCAGATCCAAGTCGGCTTCAGGGCCAAGGATGGCGACAAGGAAATCAAGGTCGGTTCATTCACCGATGTGGTCGGAACTGTCGCAGAGGCTTTGGGTGCTGGACCAGATTTTCAAACCGAGTTCGAAGCTCGCCTCACCGATCTGGAGGCGGTCGGACCATTGAAGCCCGTGGTGATAGAACTACGGGAGGCCCAACTCTTCGTCACCGATCTTGCGCTTCAGGCTAACTATGATGAGGCTGCGAGCACTTACAAGTTCCAGAGCGGTGCCTTTGGCTTCCGCGTCGAGTTCGCCCAGTTGGAGCTGGG comes from Alteripontixanthobacter sp. and encodes:
- a CDS encoding DUF3489 domain-containing protein: MRWKFKATGLRATLEHCCPCPASRACAGSGRQTGGCINRRTPETKSSKTKPPSKLDALEKLLTRKNGASIAEMMAATGWQQHSVRGAMAGALKKRGLAITSQKVDEIRRYQAETSA
- a CDS encoding recombinase family protein, producing MTKDAKPQKKAAVRCAIYTRKSSDEGLDQSFNSLDAQRAAGEAYVTSQASEGWTIIPTLYDDGGYWGGTMERPGLQALLADIEAGQIDVVVVYKIDRLTRSLTDFSRIIEIFDKAETSFVSVTQSFNTTDPMGRLMLKVLLSFAQFEREVTGERIRDKIAISKAKGMWMGGVPPLGYDPPTNVSRKLKVNAAEAEQFHQIYT
- a CDS encoding DUF2924 domain-containing protein → MSNPDTQQLVHEIAAMDLEQLRSTWRRRYGVPPTLRSQPIMRMMLAWRLQSEAYGGIDAETRKALARTGAAQPTGRDLGVGAVLTRSWKGREIKVVVEEDGFRWEDELYPSLSAAATAIAGSRWNGPRFFVLRDAA
- a CDS encoding recombinase family protein, whose protein sequence is MPFSRGALFYLLRNRIYLGKIVHKDHVFEGEHEGIVDPALFDRVQRKLNSNARRHNTAAETRVTKAPLTGKLFDANGEIMSPSFSRGRSGQVYRYYVSASLQQGSAAGDKDTVQRLPASAIETLLAKTAARWMPGAKDPLDQLFAARVAENGMVLDCPAKLSAGIAQHLLGGERIVHSSAKLCRVHLPATLPLRGDQRQIIANGNPDIR
- a CDS encoding peptidylprolyl isomerase gives rise to the protein MNRLLFGGSLALLANPLAAQEAEAVSAPSPNQIVAEAAAEEWVAIAPDDLLVMTLAPDAQGNARQAVIQLMPAPFSQGWVENIRTLARAGWYDGVSINRVQDNYVVQWGDPNVDNPEADGDAKALPEGLQVMDEEDYVETCSVGEEGSIVLWHPRDYYVDSYGDFAQIDNGWPTASEISDDTRVLQRWPVHCYGMVGVGRSYSPDTGTGAELYTVIGHAPRHLDRNIALVGRVIEGIEHLSSLPRGKGDLGFYVDPAKRVPIKSIVLGSELREPPRFEYLSTEGETFARYAEARANRRDPFFIAPAGGADICNIPVPVRRVASDETPPN
- a CDS encoding metallophosphoesterase, whose translation is MNKFFGGFALSALLVSTFGQAVSAQQPNDQPYTEARDSSTGSFLALSDVHLKAGTEYDCFNCETTEPLWRAARKKAGDIITANSVDFVMYLGDMPAHGQSTGPRGKDFGEVLDGLADIVSSSGVPLLYLPGNNDTIGPNYCGFDWKGTTVFDFAKTSKGDGWPIINGSSAPSSRASIIDGSHLDKGFYSARLTVGQVGAEQQLRVLALNTVVYTRRSDTSRCDQSSMTLEQRELSISRGASVQLDWVRDQLAAAETANEPVILAMHVPPGIDGFGGGNIWGRDLDYHGDKHSDRGRWLQEVFLERITAKSDVIVGVFSGHTHLNGIRRLRSCSNNFKELLISIPAISTDHGNFPSLKHITLGAGLEPIGADTYHAYDAPDFPWSPGKMFSFEDNYPNSTAPAGSTLFEIIDQVPERKLFGDMMSYLYAGAKSSPKSRSYAKAIDVTCDR